One window of the Camelina sativa cultivar DH55 chromosome 1, Cs, whole genome shotgun sequence genome contains the following:
- the LOC104782316 gene encoding late embryogenesis abundant protein D-29-like: MGLERKAYGLVMVSLILMAIATMCCVQATIEEEAAKDESWTGWAKEKIGLKHEDNVQHTVQDDAWRASEKVKDDATHHTVQDDAWRATEKVKDAKDEAKRKAEEAVGAAKDKAGSAYETATSKAGEGLSSVKDKASDSYNSAGQVKDDVSHKSNKVKDSLSGDENDESWTDWAKEKIGIKNEDSNPNLGDTVSEKAKEAKDAAKRKAGDAKEKLEETVEATKEKASDMTKAAKEKAEKLKEKAERDSNSAKEKSKESYETAKSKADETLESAKDKASQSYDSAARKSEEAKDTVSHKSKRVKESLADDEAEL, translated from the coding sequence ATGGGGTTAGAGAGGAAAGCGTACGGTTTGGTTATGGTATCTTTGATACTTATGGCAATTGCAACGATGTGTTGTGTCCAAGCTACGATCGAGGAAGAAGCGGCTAAGGATGAATCATGGACTGGTTGGGCCAAGGAAAAAATCGGTCTCAAGCACGAAGACAACGTCCAACACACCGTCCAAGACGACGCTTGGAGAGCGAGTGAAAAAGTCAAGGACGACGCAACTCATCACACTGTCCAAGACGACGCTTGGAGAGCGACTGAAAAAGTCAAGGACGCGAAAGACGAGGCTAAGCGTAAAGCAGAGGAAGCAGTTGGAGCAGCGAAGGATAAAGCGGGGTCGGCTTACGAGACAGCTACATCGAAAGCTGGCGAGGGTTTGAGTTCTGTCAAGGATAAGGCCTCGGATAGTTACAACTCAGCTGGACAAGTTAAAGATGACGTGTCTCACAAGTCAAATAAAGTCAAAGACAGCTTGTCTGGAGATGAGAACGATGAGTCTTGGACTGATTGGGCAAAAGAGAAAATCGGAATCAAGAACGAAGACAGTAACCCTAACTTGGGAGATACGGTTTCCGAGAAGGCTAAAGAAGCTAAGGACGCTGCTAAACGCAAAGCGGGAGATGCTAAGGAGAAGTTGGAGGAAACGGTTGAGGCTACGAAAGAGAAGGCGAGCGATATGACGAAGGCGGCTAAGGAGAAGGCGGAGAAGTTGAAGGAGAAAGCAGAGAGAGATAGCAATAGTGCGAAGGAGAAAAGTAAGGAAAGCTACGAGACTGCGAAATCAAAAGCCGATGAGACTTTGGAATCTGCAAAAGATAAGGCGTCGCAGAGTTACGACTCAGCTGCGCGTAAATCAGAGGAAGCTAAAGACACCGTGTCACACAAGTCAAAACGTGTTAAAGAGAGCTTGGCCGACGATGAAGCGGAGCTTTAA